GCCCTTAAAGGGGGCGACTCACATTTTGAGAAAAGTAACCATTAAATGCTTGTCAGGCTAGGGTGGTTACTTTTTTTCTGACAGAATAGCTACAATGAGCGTCCCGAAAGAGATCATTAAGACCAACCCTTCGAAAACTGTCATATAGGCCTCACCCCCTTTCTGAAAGGGATGAGCCACCACCCAAAAGCCTTATGCACTAATTGCATTATATCATACGGTGGATTTACAGCTAAAGGGTCATAAGACTTAGACTTCAAGCGTTAGTTGATGGGTGCCAGTGCAGTAAATAAAAAATTGTACTTTCAAGGAATTAACCTTATTATTTTTTATCCTGCATAGAAGGTACTGTAAGACTCCTACTTCAGGAGTCGGATCATCTATACTGCAACAAGTTTAAGTGGGAGATAACAGCGCCTAAATGTTCTTGTTCATAAGAGGCTTTTAGGTCATACCATTACGGTACTAACAATCCGTTGGGGATGAATGAAAATCCCTCACGGATTGAATATTCACTTTATGGCATACGTATGCTTTGTTGCTTATAAATGAATGGTCATTGTTTCGTTTCAACTAGTGGGAGATGGAGCCTCTTAGTTGACTTGATAGAGTATACATAAGGGATGGGGAGGGCTTTAGTTGGATATTGTAAATCAAAATCGCATAGCATGGGATCAGAAAGTGGAAGATGGGGCAGTTTATACACAGGAAGTGACAACCGAGTTAATCAAAAAAAGTAAGGCAGGAGACTGGGGGATTACGGTCACGACAAAAAAACCTGTTCCAAAAAGCTGGTTTCCTCCGTCACTTAAAGGAAAGAAAATTTTATGTTTAGCTTCAGGTGGAGGGCAGCAAGGACCTATCTTAGCTGCAGCTGGAGGCGACGTTACTGTGTTCGATATTTCTGAGCGGCAGCTAGAGAAAGATAAACTTGTTGCTAGGTGTGAAGGATTACAGCTGAAAACAGTACAGGGTGATATGACAAATCTATCCTGTTTTAAAAATGGTGCATTTGATATAATCATACACCCAGTATCGAATTTATTTGTGGAAGATATTTCACTTGTTTGGCAGGAGGCTTACCGGGTATTAAAAGATAAAGGTACGCTTATTTCAGGTTTTACGAATCCTGTTTTATTTATTTTTGATGATGCGGAGGACCAGAAGGGAAATTTGGTTGTTAAACATGAGATCCCTTTTCATTCTTTACAACATCTTACTCAAGCGGAAGCAGAAGCTTATATAGAAGCTAAGCATACAATTGAATTTGGACATACATTGGAAGACCAAATACAAGGTCAAATAGAAGCCGGTTTTTCCATCACTGGTTTCTATGAAGACGATTTTGGTGGAAGCCGACCGTTGGATCAATATTTAAAGTGCTTTATTGCCACAAAGGCAGTTAAAATAAGTCTTTAGAATAAATACGCTAAAGAGAGGGCAACACATGGAGGTGTAAAGATCACGTCGTACTCTTTATTGTGAAGTCATGAACATTAATTATGTTTCATGTCAAGGCGTTAACGTTAAAAATCAACCGCAAAATCCGAACGTTACAATTTTTACATCAAAAAGTCATAAAATATACATTTGAAATTCCTCATCATTTCATTTAGGATATAACTATATATAGTATTAAAATAAATTATTGATACTATATATAGATGGAATGTGTAAAGAGGTTGTCTGTTTATACGCTTAAATAAAAGGCTAGGTCCACAGTTATCCCGCATATAAGGTGCTGCAAGAATCCCGCTTCAAGAATTGGAGAAATCCATACTACAAGTGGGAGATAACAGCACCTAAATGCCCGATTCGTTCAGAGCCCTTTAGGTCATACCCTTGCGGTACTAACAATCAGTGGGGGCTAAAAGAAAGCCCCATTGCATGGAAGATTCACTGCTTCTGCTGCCTTTAACATACCTTTATTACATAAAAATTTATGATTCATTTGGAAAGGACGAGGAGGAATAAAATGATCGAAACAAAATCTGCTCCTATAAGTGAAGATCAAGAACTGATGATGGCTTTTCAAGATATTGTATCAAGCTCTAACCAAGATTTAATTCAAGAAAACGCCAATGTTGATGGGCGATCTCCGTGTGGGCAAATGAACAAATTTGCTAATGAAAGTGCTAAATTTTATGCGAAACAACAGATGTTAAGTGAAGAAGCGAAACAAGCTGTAGATGAAAACTATATCCATATCCATGATTTAGACTATATGCCTACAGGAACGGCGACTTGCTGTCAGATTCCTTTAGGTAAATTACTGGAAAGAGGATTTAATACTGGACATGGACATATGCGATCACCACAAACGATTTTAAGTGCGATGGCATTAGCGGCGATTATTTTTCAAAGCAATCAAAATCAACAGCATGGGGGACAAAGCTTTCAAGCTTTCGATTATGATTTAGCTCCATTTGTAACAAGGTCGTATAAAAAACAATTGCATAAATTGCAACAATACAAGCTTCCGCTTTCCAAAAATGAATTGGAGGAATTAGCTTGGGCAGAGACAGATCATGAATGCTATCAAGCTTGTGAAGCGTTTATTCACAATTTGAACAGTCTTCATTCCCGGAGTGGTGGACAGGTCCCATTTACTTCCATCAATTATGGTACAGATACAAGTAAAGAAGGCAGAATGATTATTAAGAATTTGTTACTAGCTACCCAAGCAGGACTTGGAAAGGGAGAAACACCGATTTTCCCAATTCAAATTTTTAAAATGAAAAAGGGAATTAATTTTTATAAAGAAGATCCGAATTATGACTTGTACCAGCTTGCTCTTAAGACTACGGCAAAGCGGTTATTTCCGAACTTTAGCTTTATAGATGCACCATTTAATTTGGAGTATTATGAAGAAGGAAATCCTGAATCTGAAGTAGCGTACATGGGTTGTCGCACACGTATTATGGCTAACCGTCATGGGAAAGAAAATAGTGTTGGGCGTGGAAATTTATCGTTTACAAGTATTAATTTAGTGAAAATAGCGCTTACGTCACAAACTTTTGAAGCATTTATCCAAAAATTAGATGAATATACTGATGTAGTGATTCGGCAATTATATGAACGATATATATTCCAAACACATAAACTTGTGAAAGATTTCACCTTTTTACATGGTGAAGGAGTTTGGACAGGAAGCTCTGAGCTCGGACCAGAGGATAGATTAGAAAAAGTGTTAAAGCAAGGAAGTTTAAGCGTTGGTTTCATCGGTTTGGCGGAATGTTTAGTAGCATTAACTGGTAAGCATCACGGAGAATCCGATGAAGCGCAGAATTTAGGTGAAGAAATTGTTGCTTTTTTACGGCAAAAATGTGATCAGGCATGTGAGCAATACGATTTAAATTACTCGTTGATTGCGACACCTGCAGAAGGGCTAAGTGGACGTTTTACCAAACGGGACCAAAAAGAATTTGGTAAGATTAAAGGTGTTACAGACAGAGATTACTATACGAATTCTTTCCATATTCCTGTGTATTATCCGATCTGTGCTATGGAGAAAATAAAACGAGAAGCTGTGTATCATCCGTATACGAATGCAGGTCATATTACGTATATCGAAGTAGATGGTGATATAAGCAAGAATTTAAAGGCTATGGATACACTCGTTAAAACAATGGCTGAAAGTGGAATTGGTTATGGCAGTGTTAATCATCCGGTTGATCGTTGTAAAAATTGCGGCTATACAGGGATGATTGATAATGAATGCCCTAGTTGTCAAATAACCGATGAAAAGCAAATTGATCGAATTCGACGCATTACCGGCTACCTCGTAGGAACGATGGATAAGTGGAATACAGCAAAGGCTTCTGAAGAGCATGATCGAGTGAGACACGTATAATGGATACAGCAAGGGTTTTATCCATCTATCATGATTCCGTAGTAGACGGAGAGGGATTACGTACCGTGATTTTTTTCGCTGGCTGCCCCCATCACTGTAAAGGATGCCATAATCCGAAGTCCTGGAATATAAGAAATGGAAAAGAGATGCATGTGCAGCAAATTATTGATGAGGCTCTGAATCCATTGACAGATATTACGTTAAGTGGTGGAGATCCGTTTTACCAAGCAGAAGCTGTAGCAAAGGTTGCTAAACGACTTAAAGAACATGGTAAAAATATTTGGGCGTATACTGGATGGACGATTGAACAGCTAATGGAAAATAACGACGCCCATCAATTAGAGCTACTTCAATATGTGGATGTACTTGTTGACGGCCCATTTATTTTATCTCAACGGGATTTAACCTTAACGTTTCGTGGAAGTAGAAATCAACGCATCATTGATATGAATGATTATCGCATACATTAGCCTTAGCTGAAGAAAAATATCGGCTAAAAAACAACTACCCTAACCGGGCTCACGCTAAAGTCATTTGACAAGCAAAGGCCCGGTTTTTGTTTATAAGAATCTATGCTTTATGCATGTATAAGTCTTATAAAACAGCACAAACTAAGCGTGACATTTTGGAAAGGAGTTTGTGCCATGAATCAGTTAACGCAAACCGAATTAGAAAACTTGCGTAAAATTATTGGAGGTCATGGGATGATCGCCAATAAGCTGGAAACGTACGCGCAATCAGCAACGGATCAAGAACTGAAATCAATTTTAATGCAGGATGCACAATCTGCTAGGCAGGCGCAGCAGCAACTGTTACCATTTTTACAATAGGAGGGCTCACATGTTACAGGATAAGGATATTGTAAATGATTACTTAAATGGACTGAATTCCAGCTTGAAAAGTTATGCCGATTATATTGCTCAAGCTAATAATGCGCAACTTAGACAAACATTGATTAATTTGCGAAATGGTGATGAGGCACGTCAACGAGCACTTTATAGTTACGCATCTCAAAAAGGGTTCTATAAACCTGCTATGCCAGCAACACAGCAAGACGTGCAGCAAGTGAAATCAGAGCTAACTTCCGGTCAATAATCGATTCGACCTGAATTAATGGTAGTCTCCTACCATTCTATCCGCTTATAACAAGCAAGCTATTTTATGTAAAAACCTTCCTATGCTATGATGATCTTGGAATAGGAGGGTTTTTCTTGATTTATATTGGATTAACGGGATGGGGGGACCATTACTCCTTATATCCGGAGCAAATGAAAGCAAAAGATAAATTAGCAGAATATAGTAGCCATTTTCTCGTTGTTGAAGTGGATGCATCGTTTTATGCGATACAGCCGATTCGAAATGTAGAAAAGTGGGTAAAAGAGACGCCGGCAAATTTTCAATTTGTTGTAAAAGCTTACCAAGGAATGACGGGCCATCAACGAACGGAAGAAGAGCGCCCTTTTGCTTCAAAAAAGGAAATGTTTGAGGCATTTATAGCTTCGTTACAGCCATATCAGGATGTAAATAAGCTAGCAATGGTTTTATTTCAATTTCCACCTTGGTTTGATTGCACGAAGCAAAATGTTATGTATTTGCGCTATTGTAAACAAATGATGGGGGGTATTCCAGTTGCATTGGAATTTAGAAATCAATCCTGGTTTAGCGAGCGCTTTCGAGAAGAAACATTATCGTTTATGAAGGAAGAAGGCTGGATTCATTCTATTGTAGATGAGCCACAAGCGGGAGAAGGGTCGATTCCGACGGTTCCGGTAGTGACGGATGAAGAAAAGACGCTCCTGCGTTTTCATGGCAGAAATGTAATTGGGTGGAATAAGCCAAATAGTGCGGAAACGAACTGGCGTGATGTGCGTTATTTATATAAATATAATGAAGAAGAACTGTTAAAATGGAAAACGATATTACAGGAACTGGAGAAAGAAACGAAGGATATTATCGTGTTATTTAATAATAATTCAGGCGGCGATGCTGCTGGGAATGCAAAGCAATTACAGAAGCTTTTAGGTATTGAGTATAAAGGGCTTGCGCCAAAGCAATTAGGATTGTTTTGAATTTAGTAATGGATGTCATGAATGTAATAAGCCATCTATATACAATTATACAATTCATTTGAATGTTATAATTTCCTTAGGACGCTTGGGGTAACATTTATAGGAAAGTATAAGATTTTTTTGGTTTATAGTATAGAAAGCATAAAATTTGTTGCTTTGGGATAAGGGAATAACTGAATAGCCACGTCCGGCTTCAGCGCCCAGCAACGATGCGACTTTAGAAATGCGCCCTATGATAAGTCATCATCGGTTCGTCGCTAAGAGGAAGGCCGACTAAAAACGGGCTAGCCGCTCAGGCGTCGGCATACCCCTGGTTGCAGGGGCATGATTCCTAAATCTTTAGTTGATTCGTTCCATTCGCTACGTTGCTAAACGGGCTCCCTGCGCCTTTGTTCAGAGATAAGAAAGGTTGACAAGTTTAAGATCCTTATCTATCCTATTGTTAATTTTCTTTATCTAAAATGGATATTCAGGGTTAGTAGTCCTACTCTAAAAAACAAATCACAGTAACTATCTTTAAACTAGATAATTACTGTGTTTGTACTTATTACTTATTTAACCGCACCACGTGTAACGTTACTAATGATCCATTTTTGAGCAATCAGATAAACAATTAC
This genomic interval from Virgibacillus pantothenticus contains the following:
- a CDS encoding spore coat protein; the encoded protein is MLQDKDIVNDYLNGLNSSLKSYADYIAQANNAQLRQTLINLRNGDEARQRALYSYASQKGFYKPAMPATQQDVQQVKSELTSGQ
- a CDS encoding putative holin-like toxin, whose amino-acid sequence is MTVFEGLVLMISFGTLIVAILSEKK
- the nrdG gene encoding anaerobic ribonucleoside-triphosphate reductase activating protein, encoding MDTARVLSIYHDSVVDGEGLRTVIFFAGCPHHCKGCHNPKSWNIRNGKEMHVQQIIDEALNPLTDITLSGGDPFYQAEAVAKVAKRLKEHGKNIWAYTGWTIEQLMENNDAHQLELLQYVDVLVDGPFILSQRDLTLTFRGSRNQRIIDMNDYRIH
- a CDS encoding class I SAM-dependent methyltransferase; translated protein: MDIVNQNRIAWDQKVEDGAVYTQEVTTELIKKSKAGDWGITVTTKKPVPKSWFPPSLKGKKILCLASGGGQQGPILAAAGGDVTVFDISERQLEKDKLVARCEGLQLKTVQGDMTNLSCFKNGAFDIIIHPVSNLFVEDISLVWQEAYRVLKDKGTLISGFTNPVLFIFDDAEDQKGNLVVKHEIPFHSLQHLTQAEAEAYIEAKHTIEFGHTLEDQIQGQIEAGFSITGFYEDDFGGSRPLDQYLKCFIATKAVKISL
- a CDS encoding DUF72 domain-containing protein, whose product is MIYIGLTGWGDHYSLYPEQMKAKDKLAEYSSHFLVVEVDASFYAIQPIRNVEKWVKETPANFQFVVKAYQGMTGHQRTEEERPFASKKEMFEAFIASLQPYQDVNKLAMVLFQFPPWFDCTKQNVMYLRYCKQMMGGIPVALEFRNQSWFSERFREETLSFMKEEGWIHSIVDEPQAGEGSIPTVPVVTDEEKTLLRFHGRNVIGWNKPNSAETNWRDVRYLYKYNEEELLKWKTILQELEKETKDIIVLFNNNSGGDAAGNAKQLQKLLGIEYKGLAPKQLGLF
- a CDS encoding anaerobic ribonucleoside triphosphate reductase → MIETKSAPISEDQELMMAFQDIVSSSNQDLIQENANVDGRSPCGQMNKFANESAKFYAKQQMLSEEAKQAVDENYIHIHDLDYMPTGTATCCQIPLGKLLERGFNTGHGHMRSPQTILSAMALAAIIFQSNQNQQHGGQSFQAFDYDLAPFVTRSYKKQLHKLQQYKLPLSKNELEELAWAETDHECYQACEAFIHNLNSLHSRSGGQVPFTSINYGTDTSKEGRMIIKNLLLATQAGLGKGETPIFPIQIFKMKKGINFYKEDPNYDLYQLALKTTAKRLFPNFSFIDAPFNLEYYEEGNPESEVAYMGCRTRIMANRHGKENSVGRGNLSFTSINLVKIALTSQTFEAFIQKLDEYTDVVIRQLYERYIFQTHKLVKDFTFLHGEGVWTGSSELGPEDRLEKVLKQGSLSVGFIGLAECLVALTGKHHGESDEAQNLGEEIVAFLRQKCDQACEQYDLNYSLIATPAEGLSGRFTKRDQKEFGKIKGVTDRDYYTNSFHIPVYYPICAMEKIKREAVYHPYTNAGHITYIEVDGDISKNLKAMDTLVKTMAESGIGYGSVNHPVDRCKNCGYTGMIDNECPSCQITDEKQIDRIRRITGYLVGTMDKWNTAKASEEHDRVRHV